CACCTCTCGCGATAATGGCGGAGACATTGGAAAGTGTCTCGACATTGTTGATTACCGTCGGTTTACCCCAAAGACCCGATACTACCGGGAATGGAGGTCTTGGTTTTGGCATTCCTCTTTTTCCTTCGATTGAGGCAATGAGAGCAGTTTCCTCTCCACAAACAAATGCACCTGCGCCTTTTTTAATTTTCAACCGGAAATTGAATCCACTGTTAAGGATATTGTCACCGAGCAAACCGTACCGTTCACATTCATGGATACAGTGGGTCAATCTCGATATTGCCAAGGGGTATTCAGCTCTGCAGTAGATATATCCTGAACCAGCACCGATGGCGTAAGCTGCTACCATCATTCCTTCAATAAGTTTGAATGGATCACTTTCGAGAACCGATCTGTCCATGAAGGCACCCGGATCACCTTCGTCGGCATTACAAATGATATATTTTGTCTCTGATTTCTGTTTTAAGGCGAATTCCCATTTTTTGCCTGTTGGAAATCCTGCACCACCTCTTCCTCTGAGTCCTGAATCCAGAATTTCCTGCACAACTTCTTCCGGTTTCATCAACTTAAGAGCTTTGTTAATGGCTTTAAAACCACCGCTGGCGATATATGTATCGATCGAATCGGGATCAATAACACCACAGTTCTCGAGGACGATTTTCTTCTGATGTCTGAAGAAAGGTGTGTCATGCATTGATGTGCATACTTCTGATTTTCTTTCGTGACTTCCGAGAAGGTTATCCTGCAGAATTCCACCCTCAACGATAGTGGTCTGTATAAGCTTTGCCACAAGTTTAGGAGTAACCTCTGAGTAGGCAATTCTTTCACCGTTTGGAAGTTTTATGTCAACGATTGGCTCTTTTGCACAGTAACCGATACATCCGGTTCTGACAATTTGAGCTTCGATATTTTGTTTCGAAAGTTCAGATCTTATTGCCTCTTCAACTTTGGCAGCACCGGCTGCAAGTCCACAAGTTCCGGCTCCGATAAAGATTACAGGTACTTCATGCTCCTTGAAGAGAAGGCGGTTGTTGAATGATTTTATTTTATTTGTGCACTCTTCACTGTGGTGACAGAGTGGTCCTTCAGTACAGCATTGTACAAAATGCTGACACTGCTTTTCAGGTGAATGCCAGCACTCCGAACAACATTTTTCGATAAAACTCTTCATTTTACTGTCTCCTCTGTTTTAATCGATGATGATCTGGGGGTTACCGGCTGATATTTTTTGAGAATCTTGTCAATTTCTTTCACGCTAATTCTGCCATAATAATCATCGTTAATGCAGATTACCGGAGCTATGGAACAGGCACCGATGCAACTGACCACTTCAAGAGTAAAATTCTTGTCACGGGTTGTTTGACCGGCTTTAATGTTAAGTGCGGATTCCAGTCCGAATAAAATATTTGCAGAATTTTTTACATGGCATGCAGTTCCTCTGCAAACTCTGACGATATTTTTACCGAGTGGAGTTAAACGGAACTGGTTGTAGAATGTAGCAACGCCATAAATCGAGCTCAAAGGCATTCCGATATGTTTGGCTGCTTCCGTTAATACATCTTCGGGCAGATAACCGTGTTCATCCTGGATATCCTGCAGAAGTGGTATTAAGATACTTCTGTCGTTCTTTGGGTAGTTTTCAATTATATGATTTGCCATTGCAATTTCCTTAATGATACACAGAAATTAATCAATAATCGTGCCACATGAAATCAGGTCACAAATTCATTCATAGTCGTATTGGCACGCTTTTTGCTAATTATTTGCAATTCTCATTTGTTAGAGAAATAGTTCTAATAAGTTAGAATTCCGGTTTTTAATAAATGACCCTTTTAGGAAGTGCCGTTTTTTTATTTTTGTACAGTTGAAAATTAAATAGATGGAGGTATTTGTGTTGAAGAGCAGACCGGTTCTTACAGTCATTGCGGTTATCGCCATATCATCGGCGATATTTTTGTTAAATGGTGACAATTCTTCGGGTAAATCAATTTATGAGAATTCGAATTCGATCTCTTCCGAGAGAGAAAATATTATCACACGAACAGTTGCAAAAATCTCCCCTGCCATTGTCGGA
This genomic window from Ignavibacteria bacterium contains:
- a CDS encoding NADH-quinone oxidoreductase subunit NuoF, which gives rise to MKSFIEKCCSECWHSPEKQCQHFVQCCTEGPLCHHSEECTNKIKSFNNRLLFKEHEVPVIFIGAGTCGLAAGAAKVEEAIRSELSKQNIEAQIVRTGCIGYCAKEPIVDIKLPNGERIAYSEVTPKLVAKLIQTTIVEGGILQDNLLGSHERKSEVCTSMHDTPFFRHQKKIVLENCGVIDPDSIDTYIASGGFKAINKALKLMKPEEVVQEILDSGLRGRGGAGFPTGKKWEFALKQKSETKYIICNADEGDPGAFMDRSVLESDPFKLIEGMMVAAYAIGAGSGYIYCRAEYPLAISRLTHCIHECERYGLLGDNILNSGFNFRLKIKKGAGAFVCGEETALIASIEGKRGMPKPRPPFPVVSGLWGKPTVINNVETLSNVSAIIARGAEWFSSVGTEKSKGTKVFALSGKIVNTGLVEIPMGITLEEVVFSIGGGIPYNKKFKAVQIGGPSGGCLPMSVIKTQVDYESLKEVGAMMGSGGFVVMDEDTCMVDIARFFLNFIQNESCGKCVPCREGTKRMLEIIERIPVAYKDGADKYDQLQRFKGIIGLKRLADVIRDTSLCGLGQSAPNPILSGLQYFKEEYEEHLFDRKCRSGVCKELLTFTIDNTLCSGCGLCKRKCGTEAIVGQKGEGHYILQDKCIKCGMCLETCRFCAINVN
- the nuoE gene encoding NADH-quinone oxidoreductase subunit NuoE, yielding MANHIIENYPKNDRSILIPLLQDIQDEHGYLPEDVLTEAAKHIGMPLSSIYGVATFYNQFRLTPLGKNIVRVCRGTACHVKNSANILFGLESALNIKAGQTTRDKNFTLEVVSCIGACSIAPVICINDDYYGRISVKEIDKILKKYQPVTPRSSSIKTEETVK